The DNA sequence TTAAGAATCTGCCGTACTTCCATTAATTCCATGTCTTCCATCTGCATTGATGCGTCCTCACTCCTCATCATTCGGAAGAATTCCTACCCCGCATCACCATCACCTTGCAGTGCATTGATTACCAAGTTGATGTTTTTAGTCTGCAGACTtgtttggtttgtatttgagtagTATGATTTGTTAAACAGTCATCGATGGATAAGCAGTCACCAAAATTGTGGTCATTGGGTGAAGAAAACTATTCACAATAATTCATTACAGGGTACTTCATTTGAGTCATTTCTCACTGAATCATCACGGGAATTCCTCGATGATTCCTGCAATTTCCTCTACCCAAATTCCTCAATGATTCCTGCAATTTCCTCTACCCAAATTCCCTTCCATAACTTCCTTTTAATTAATACCTTTTacttttactttttaatttttaattatatttatatttaattttacaatCGAAAATTTCAAGGAATGAACCTATTTAATGAGAGTCCTCTCAGTCTCATTTTTCCCTTATATagaaatactaaaaataaaaaatataaataatctcatAAAAATATCAGTCCAACCATACTCTCCCATTGTTCATAATTTTAGCCAATTTTTTATggataattatatatgttgaatAACTATAAATTTATAGCAAATGACGGATCAccaattatcatattaaaacaatatattctatattcaaaaaacttcaaataataatatcatgttatatttaaaatatagtcaatcaaTGTAACCAATACTATCGAAACAAAATGTACTACAGgctcaacaaattttatataatatcttacATGCTCAATTTAGCTGACCATTATAATCAACCCACCCcgtggagatgctctaagcattCGATGAAAAAAGATGTAGAATCCTGCTCTAACTAGGAGGCAAGCTGacaatttgaaaataaattttacatattctTGTTCTTTAAAAGAAGAagcagttttttaaaattgaggAAAGATGAGCCATTAGGATGACATGATTTTTCTGCCAATTTCTTCCACTCCATAGCCTTGTTTCTCATTTTCTTACCCTCGACTCCATCCATCAACTGTCTAACAAGCATCTCTACATCGTTTCTCTGCACATTATTAGGAATCTCCAATCCGCACTCCCATTGGTCACACAAGTACTTACAGTTTATTGGTTGATCTCCAAAGAAAGGCCAACAGAGCATCGGCACTCCAGCTGATATGCTCTCTATGATTGAGTTCCACCCTCCATGAGTCAAGAATCCTCCCACTGATACGTGGTTGAGGACATCCTCTTGTGGACACCAGCTTGAAATTAGACCCCTGTCCTTGATGGCTTCAATAAATTGAACTCCCAAGTTAACTGCAGATTCACCTACAATCAAATCAGGCCTAATAATCCATAAAAAGTTGCATTTGCTATTAGCAAGTCCCCAACCAAACTCTATAAGCTGCTCTTCAGACATGACTGTTATGCTTCCAAAGTTCACATAAACTACAGACTCAGCTTCTTTCGAGTCCAGCCACTCAAGACATGATTTTTCCTCTTCCCAAAGACTATATCCAATGCTTTTGAGACGATCATCCTGATCTAGTGGCATTTGGTTGAGCAGCATCTGTTGAGGGCCTATTGTCAATACATTCCTAAACAAAGATGAGATGGCATTTACAAGTTCTTGTTCCAAATCATCGAAGGTATGAACTATATGTGCCGGGGCATTTGTTGCTTTCTGAGTACATTCCTTAATAAAGTTAAATACAAAATCGTTTGAATCTGTGATTCTGACATGGCTAGGAAGATCCCTCAAACGAATATTTGGCATTCCTGGGATCCAGTCAATTATAGTGTCCAACCCTTTTGTAAGAGAACTCTCATCTGCATCATAAAAacatcaatatagtcaatacatGTCACTGCATTTGTTTTGACCCTAAGATTGCGTATGGGAACATGTATTTCATATCAAATGACATGATTAGAGGtgtcattttaaattctcagttttatactagtatttgaatatcctggatttcaaataaaattcaaattcaattctttttgtgtatccaaacatgtcatttgatcaaatccaatatTTTAAATGCAATCCATGTTCCCAAACAGGACATTACTTAAAAATCTTACCTTTAAATGGTA is a window from the Daucus carota subsp. sativus chromosome 8, DH1 v3.0, whole genome shotgun sequence genome containing:
- the LOC108197801 gene encoding 7-deoxyloganetin glucosyltransferase-like, producing the protein MDSSSIAAEKQAHVVCIPYPAQSHIKAMLKMAKLLHNERILITFVNTEFNHKRFLKSRGLVSPDGLPGFRFETIPDGLPPSHADATQDIAALNRSVKENNMLAPFQSLLEKLNEGTHQVTSILSDGFMSFTADVSHSLGIPIVLLWTIAACGLMGFYQFGNVLESGLIPFKDESSLTKGLDTIIDWIPGMPNIRLRDLPSHVRITDSNDFVFNFIKECTQKATNAPAHIVHTFDDLEQELVNAISSLFRNVLTIGPQQMLLNQMPLDQDDRLKSIGYSLWEEEKSCLEWLDSKEAESVVYVNFGSITVMSEEQLIEFGWGLANSKCNFLWIIRPDLIVGESAVNLGVQFIEAIKDRGLISSWCPQEDVLNHVSVGGFLTHGGWNSIIESISAGVPMLCWPFFGDQPINCKYLCDQWECGLEIPNNVQRNDVEMLVRQLMDGVEGKKMRNKAMEWKKLAEKSCHPNGSSFLNFKKLLLLLKNKNM